The Streptococcus oralis DNA window GCTAAGATTGTGACCTTTACAACGGTTGCTGCGGCAGAGAAAGAAGAAGTTGGGACTGAAATTGAAACAGAAGGTGAAGCATAATGTCTCATAAAAAAACGAAAAATAAGAAGAATAAACGGAGAAATCTATTTATTAATATTTTAGCGGGTTTCTTAATTCTTTTATCGCTAGCTTTAATTTTTAATTCAAAGATTCGTGATCTCTTTTTGGTCTGGAATACCAATAAATACCAAGTCAATCAAGTCACTAAGGAAAATATAGATGAAAATCTAAAAACCGAAGGAAATTTTGATTTTGACTCTGTTAAGTCTATTTCCTCCGAAGCTGTATTGGCTTCACAATGGGATGCTCAGAAACTTCCCGTTATTGGAGGTATTGCTATTCCCGAAGTTGAGATTAACTTACCGATTTTTAAAGGCTTGGATAATGTAAACTTGTTCTACGGAGCAGGGACCATGAAACCAGATCAAAAAATGGGAGAAGGGAACTATTCTCTAGCAAGTCACCATATCTTTACTGCTGAAAATGCCAGTCAAATGCTCTTCTCACCTTTGGTCAATGCCAAAGCAGGTATGAAAATTTATCTGACGGATAAGGATAAAGTTTATACTTATGAGATTACAGAAGTAAAACGTGTTACACCAGACCGTGTAGATGAAATCGATGATCGTATTGGTGTGCAGGAAATTACTTTGGTTACTTGTGTTGATTATAATGAAACCGAGCGTATAATTGTCAAAGGTATCTTCAAAGACTCAAAGGCTTATTCTGAGACTTCTGAGGATATTTTGAAGGCCTTTAATCAACCGTATAGACAACGATATTAAGAATGAATGAACCAGTGAAGTGCTATTTCACTGGTTTTTTATATGAACAAATAGAATCAAAATAGTTCATATGAAAAAGGTTTGTAAGCCTTACGATATAGATTTTTAAGATAAATATTTTAGAAATTTACGGAAAACGCTTTCTAGAAAACAAGAATTATGTTATAATTATCACAAATAAAAGTTTAGGAGTTTTTTTATGGTCTCTTCAGAATTTATTTCAAAGATTGAATTTGCTTGCAAAAAGAAAGAAAGTCTTTATAGCCAAAGTAAGTTTAAGTATGCGATTCGTTCCATGTTTGCAGGTGCTTTTCTGACATTTAGTACGGCTGCGGGTGCAGTTGGGGCTGACTTGATTAATAAGATCGCTCCAGGTAGTGGACGTTTTCTCTTCCCATTTGTTTTTGCTTGGGGATTGGCCTACAGTGTTTTCTTAAATGCTGAGCTGGTAACTTCAAATATGATGTTCTTGACAGCTGGTAGTTTCTTGAAAAAAATCTCTTGGAGAAAAACAGCTGAAATTTTACTTTACTGTACTTTGTTCAACCTTATCGGTGCTTTGATAGCAGGTTGGGGCTTTGCCCACTCAGCAGCCTATGCAAATCTAACACATGATAGCTTCATTTCAGGGGTTGTAGAGATGAAGTTAGGTCGTTCCAATGAGTTAGTCCTACTTGAAGGTATTTTAGCCAATATCTTTGTGAACATTGCTATTCTTTCATTTGTTTTGGTGAAAGACGGTGGGGCTAAACTTTGGCTTGTTTTGTCAGCAATTTACATGTTTGTATTCTTAACAAACGAACACATTGCTGCGAACTTTGCTTCTTTTGCGATTGTTAAGTTCAGTGTTGCAGCTGATTCTATTGCTAACTTTGACATACCTAATATTCTTCGTCACTGGGGTGTAACCTTTGTCGGGAACTTTATCGGAGGAGGTCTCTTGATGGGCTTGCCATACGCCTTCCTCAATAAAAACGAAGATACTTATGTCGATTAAAGAAATGAGCACGAGTTAATCGTGCTTTTTTGTTTGATGTGTAAGACTAGTCATAGTTGTTTCTTATATCAAAATATAGAAAATCAGTATTGGAAAAGACTAGTCCAAGATGATACAATATCCCTAATGAAGCTATTTGGAGGTCGTCTTATGACTCGTGATTTTAAATTTGAAACCCTACAATTACATGCTGGACAAGTAGTTGATCCAGCGACCAAATCTCGTGCAGTACCTATTTATCAAACAACATCCTTCGTTTTTGATGACACGCAGGAAGGTGCAGATCTGTTTGCCTTGAGAAAACCAGGCAATATCTATACTCGTATCACAAATCCTACAACAGCAGCATTTGAAGAAAGAATCGCAGCTCTTGAAGGTGGTGTTGGAGCACTAGCGACAGCATCAGGTATGGCTGCTGTAACCTACACTATTTTGGCGCTTGCTCACGCAGGTGACCATGTGGTAGCGGCGTCAACTATTTATGGTGGGACCTTCAACCTCTTGAAGGAAACCCTTCCTCGTTATGGGATCACAACTACCTTTGTGGATGTGGATAATTTGGAGGAAGTTGAAGCAGCTATCGGTGACAATACCAAACTTGTCTTGATTGAAACCTTGGGGAATCCCTTGATTAACATTCCTGACTTAGAAAAATTGGCTGAGATTGCGCATAAACACCAGATTCCTCTCGTTTCGGACAACACTTTTGCCACACCATATTTGATTAACGTCTTCTCTCACGGTGTAGATATTGCCATTCACTCAGCAACTAAGTTTATCGGTGGGCATGGTACGACTATTGGAGGAGTGATTGTTGATAGTGGTCGTTTTGACTGGGCAGCTTCAGGGAAATTCCCTCAATTTGTTGAGGAAGATCCGAGCTACCATAACTTGAGCTATACTCGTGATGTGGGTGCGGCAGCATTTATTATCGCTGTTCGTGTTCAATTGCTTCGTGATACAGGTGCTGCCTTATCACCGTTTAATGCCTTTCTCTTGCTCCAAGGGCTTGAAACTCTCTCTCTTCGTGTGGAACGCCATGTGCAAAATGCAGAGAAAATTGTTGATTTCCTTGTCAACCATCCTAAGGTAGAAAAAGTCAACTATCCAAAACTTGCAGACAGTCCATATCATGTTTTGGCTGAGAAATATTTGCCAAAAGGTGTGGGTTCAATCTTTACCTTCCATGTTAAAGGTGGAGAGGCAGAAGCTCGCAAGGTGATTGATAATTTGGAAATCTTCTCTGACCTTGCTAACGTAGCGGATGCCAAATCGCTTGTTGTCCATCCTGCGACAACCACTCACGGTCAGTTGTCAGAAAAAGATCTAGAAGCAGCAGGTGTCACACCAAACCAAATCCGCTTGTCGATTGGTCTTGAAAATGTAGAGGATTTGATTGAAGATTTGCGCTTGGCATTGGAAAAAATTTAAAGTAAAAGATATAAACAGTGGGTTTCGACTCACTGTTTTTGATTTTCCCTCAAGCATGATATAATGGTTACAGAAGTCTAGAAAGAGGAAAGTTATGAACGAAATCAAATGTCCCAACTGTGGGGAAGTCTTTACAGTAAATGAGAGTCAGTATGCGGAACTCTTATCCCAAGTGAGAACGGTTGAGTTTGATAAGGAACTGCACGATCGAATGAAGCAGGAGCTGGCCTTAGCTGAGCAAAAGGCCATGAATGAACAACAGACTAAACTGGCTCAAAAAGATCAAGAAATTGCGCAATTGCAGAGTCAAATCCAAAACTTTGATACAGAAAAAGAATTAGCTAAGAAAGAAGTTGAACAGACAAGCCATGAGGCTTTATTGGCCAAGGACAAGGAAGTGCAGGCCTTGGAAAGCCAATTGGCCACCTTGCGTTTGGAGCATGAAAATCAACTGCAAAAGACCCTTTCTGATTTAGAAAGAGAGCGTGATCAGGTCAAAAACCAGCTCCTCTTGCAAGAAAAGGAAAATGAGCTGTCTTTGGCTTCTGTTAAGCAGAATTACGAAGCCCAGCTTAAGGCAGCCAGTGAACAGGTCGAGTTCTATAAGAATTTCAAAGCCCAACAATCAACCAAGGCAATTGGGGAAAGTTTGGAACAGTATGCAGAGAGTGAGTTTAACAAGGTACGTAGTTTCGCCTTTCCAAATGCCTACTTTGAGAAGGATAACAAGGTCTCTGCGCGTGGATCTAAGGGAGACTTTATCTTCCGTGAATGTGATGAAAATGGAGTGGAAATTATTTCCATCATGTTTGAGATGAAAAACGAAGCGGATGGGACGGAGAAGAAGCATAAGAACTCGGATTTTTACAAAGAATTAGACAAGGACCGTCGGGAGAAAAACTGCGAATATGCGGTTCTGGTGACCATGCTAGAAGCAGATAACGACTACTTTAATACAGGGATTGTTGATGTCAGCCACGAGTATGAAAAGATGTATGTGGTCCGTCCTCAATTCTTTATTCAGTTGATTGGGCTCTTGCGTAATGCAGCGTTTAATTCACTTAAATACAAGCAAGAGTTAGCCTTGGTTCGAGAGCAAAATATCGATATTACACATTTTGAGGAAGATTTGGATGCCTTTAAACTAGCCTTTGCCAAAAACTACAACTCTGCTTCGACCAACTTTGGAAAAGCAATCGATGAAATCGACAAGGCCATCAAACGGATGGAGGAAGTCAAAAAGTTCCTAACCACATCTGAAAACCAACTCCGCCTCGCTAATAACAAATTGGAAGATGTTTCAGTTAAAAAATTGACCCGAAAAAATCCAACTATGAAAGCGAAATTTGAAGCGCTGAAGGGGGAGTGAGAAAGAAAATAATGTTTTACTCTTCGAAAAATAAGGTCCTTCAACTAGATCAAAAAAACATGGATTATGTGACCTTTGGTAAAGGAAAGAAGTCTCTCGTTATCATACCAGGGTTGGGGGATGGATTACAGACAGTTAAGGGCATGGCTCAAATGCTAGCTTTAACTTACCGAGAATTTGCCAAGGTTTATAAAGTTTATGTTTTTAGTCGCATCAATAAGTTGCCAGAAAATTATACAACACGAAATATGGCTGCTGATGTAGCGGAAGCTATGGATGTATTGAATTTAAAAAGTTCTGTCGTCATGGGGATTTCCCAAGGTGGTATGATTGCTCAATGGGTAGCTGTAGATTTTCCAGAAAAAGTTGAAAGTTTGATTTTGGCTGTTACTACTGCAAAACTAAGTGAGCTTGGTAGGGAGCGGATTAGATGCTGGCTGAGCCTGAGTCAAATAGGGACTTATAAAGAACTGATGGTTGATATTGCTAGTCACTCTTACACAACTAAATCCTTCGGAAAATTCAAATACCTTTATCGAATAATGGGAATTTTTGGTCGTATTAAAGATAAACAACGCATTGCTATTCAGGCTGTATCTTGTTTGAAACACGATAGCCTAACCATTTTGGAAAAAATAAACTGTTCTACGCTAATCATTGGAGCAGAAAAGGATGATGTTCTAGGCGTAGAAGCTTCACTTGAATTGCATCAGCATATCAAAGATAGCCAGCTCACTATTTTGCCAGAGTGCGGCCATGCACTTTATGAGCAGAATAATGATTTCCAAAAGAGAGTTTTAGTATTTTTAGAAAGTTAATGAATGAACGGTATTATCAACTTAAAAAAAGAAGCGGGGATGACCTCGCATGACGCGGTTTTTAAGCTGCGTAAGATTTTGGGAACCAAGAAGATTGGGCATGGTGGGACCTTGGATCCGGATGTAGTGGGTGTTTTGCCCATTGCGGTTGGTAAGGCGA harbors:
- a CDS encoding class A sortase, which gives rise to MSHKKTKNKKNKRRNLFINILAGFLILLSLALIFNSKIRDLFLVWNTNKYQVNQVTKENIDENLKTEGNFDFDSVKSISSEAVLASQWDAQKLPVIGGIAIPEVEINLPIFKGLDNVNLFYGAGTMKPDQKMGEGNYSLASHHIFTAENASQMLFSPLVNAKAGMKIYLTDKDKVYTYEITEVKRVTPDRVDEIDDRIGVQEITLVTCVDYNETERIIVKGIFKDSKAYSETSEDILKAFNQPYRQRY
- a CDS encoding formate/nitrite transporter family protein, whose translation is MVSSEFISKIEFACKKKESLYSQSKFKYAIRSMFAGAFLTFSTAAGAVGADLINKIAPGSGRFLFPFVFAWGLAYSVFLNAELVTSNMMFLTAGSFLKKISWRKTAEILLYCTLFNLIGALIAGWGFAHSAAYANLTHDSFISGVVEMKLGRSNELVLLEGILANIFVNIAILSFVLVKDGGAKLWLVLSAIYMFVFLTNEHIAANFASFAIVKFSVAADSIANFDIPNILRHWGVTFVGNFIGGGLLMGLPYAFLNKNEDTYVD
- a CDS encoding O-acetylhomoserine aminocarboxypropyltransferase/cysteine synthase family protein: MTRDFKFETLQLHAGQVVDPATKSRAVPIYQTTSFVFDDTQEGADLFALRKPGNIYTRITNPTTAAFEERIAALEGGVGALATASGMAAVTYTILALAHAGDHVVAASTIYGGTFNLLKETLPRYGITTTFVDVDNLEEVEAAIGDNTKLVLIETLGNPLINIPDLEKLAEIAHKHQIPLVSDNTFATPYLINVFSHGVDIAIHSATKFIGGHGTTIGGVIVDSGRFDWAASGKFPQFVEEDPSYHNLSYTRDVGAAAFIIAVRVQLLRDTGAALSPFNAFLLLQGLETLSLRVERHVQNAEKIVDFLVNHPKVEKVNYPKLADSPYHVLAEKYLPKGVGSIFTFHVKGGEAEARKVIDNLEIFSDLANVADAKSLVVHPATTTHGQLSEKDLEAAGVTPNQIRLSIGLENVEDLIEDLRLALEKI
- a CDS encoding DUF2130 domain-containing protein — its product is MNEIKCPNCGEVFTVNESQYAELLSQVRTVEFDKELHDRMKQELALAEQKAMNEQQTKLAQKDQEIAQLQSQIQNFDTEKELAKKEVEQTSHEALLAKDKEVQALESQLATLRLEHENQLQKTLSDLERERDQVKNQLLLQEKENELSLASVKQNYEAQLKAASEQVEFYKNFKAQQSTKAIGESLEQYAESEFNKVRSFAFPNAYFEKDNKVSARGSKGDFIFRECDENGVEIISIMFEMKNEADGTEKKHKNSDFYKELDKDRREKNCEYAVLVTMLEADNDYFNTGIVDVSHEYEKMYVVRPQFFIQLIGLLRNAAFNSLKYKQELALVREQNIDITHFEEDLDAFKLAFAKNYNSASTNFGKAIDEIDKAIKRMEEVKKFLTTSENQLRLANNKLEDVSVKKLTRKNPTMKAKFEALKGE
- a CDS encoding alpha/beta fold hydrolase, translating into MFYSSKNKVLQLDQKNMDYVTFGKGKKSLVIIPGLGDGLQTVKGMAQMLALTYREFAKVYKVYVFSRINKLPENYTTRNMAADVAEAMDVLNLKSSVVMGISQGGMIAQWVAVDFPEKVESLILAVTTAKLSELGRERIRCWLSLSQIGTYKELMVDIASHSYTTKSFGKFKYLYRIMGIFGRIKDKQRIAIQAVSCLKHDSLTILEKINCSTLIIGAEKDDVLGVEASLELHQHIKDSQLTILPECGHALYEQNNDFQKRVLVFLES